One bacterium genomic window, GGTACTCGGCGGTCGCCAGGCTCCACTCGCGCAACTTGGCGATGCGCGTGGCGTCCTCGGGCAGCGCGAAGGGCTGCCGGCCGCGGCCGTCGAAGATGAGGCCGACCACGCCGCCGCGCAGCTCCGTCTGCAGCTCCTGGCCCTTGCCGGCGCCGATGTCGAGCCCTTTGACCGGGCGCAGCACCGCGCGCACGCGATCCTCGCGGCCGGCCGGCACGAGGAGGAGCTCGCCCTGGTTCAGCTCGCGCTCGACCTTGCTGCCGTCCGCCAGGGTCAGGACGAAGTCCAGCACCTTGCGGCCGGGCTTGGCCGGGCCGACCGGCGCCAAGCAGGTGCCGAGGTGGATCAGGCAGTCCTTGTCGAAGACCTCGGTGGCGGCGCGCTCGTTCACCGTGGAGAGCACGCCGAGCTGCGGCATCATGAAGATGGAGTCCACCGCGAGCTGCGTGACGCCCTCGGGCAGGAAGGCGTCGATCAGCATGCGGGCGGCCTGGTGGCGGCGCGGGGCGTGGCTGAGCACGCCGCCCGAGCCGACGAGCAGATCCAGGGCCATCATGTCGACGAGAGTCTCGCCCGAGGCGCTCTGATCGAAGGCGTCGGAGATCGTGCGCTCCTTCTGGACGCCCTTGAGCCCGACGGCGAATTGCTTGTGCTGGATGAAGGACAGGCGCAGCGCCTCGCGGGCGATCGCCTGCTCGATCTTCAGCTCCTCGAGCGCCTGCGGGATCGTCGTCGGCCGGATCATCTTGTTGCCGATGCGGTTCATCAGCTCCTGCTCGTCCATCGCCAGCGGCACCCAGCGCAGCACGTTGGCGAGGCCGGCCTCGGCGAGCACGTTGCAGACGCTGTAGCTCATGCCCAGGTTCGCGCTCACCGTGCGGTTGAAGACGCCCTGGAACACGGAGAAGACGTCGGTGGTGGCGCCGCCGATGTCGACGCCGACGACGGTGATCCCCTCGCGCCGCGCGACGGTCTCGATGATCGCGCCCACCGCGCCCGGGGTCGGCATGATCGGCGCGTCGGTCCAGCTCATCAGCTTCTTGTAGCCGGGCGCCTGGGCCATCACGTGCTCCATGAAGAGCTCGTGGATCTCGTCGCGGCTGGGCGTGAGGTTCTCGCGCTCGAGCACGGGGCGGATGTTGTCGACCACCTTGAGGTCGGTGACGTTGCCGAGCGTCTCCCAGATCGTCTGCCTGGCTTCCTTGTTGCCGGCGTAGATGACGGGCAGCTTGTAGCTCATGCCCAGGCGCGGCTTCGGGTTGGCGGCGTGGAGGATCTCGGCCAGCTCGACGACGTGACTGACCGTGCCGCCATCGATGCCGCCCGAGAGCAGGATCATGTCCGGGCGCAGCTGGCGGATGCGGGCGATCTTCTCATGCGGGAGTCGTCCGTCGTTACTGGCGAGCACGTCCATGACGATGGCGCCCGCCCCGAGGGCGGCGCGCTCGGCGCTCTCGCCCGTCATCGACTTGACGACCCCGGCCACCATCATCTGCAGGCCGCCGCCCG contains:
- a CDS encoding methylaspartate mutase, encoding MSEKQRDYAKARSILATDCGSTTTKAILIELVDGEYRQTFRGEAPTTVEAPFEDVTRGVLNAVLEVEELARQKNPERRLLDGETIITPMAGDRGVDIYISTSSAGGGLQMMVAGVVKSMTGESAERAALGAGAIVMDVLASNDGRLPHEKIARIRQLRPDMILLSGGIDGGTVSHVVELAEILHAANPKPRLGMSYKLPVIYAGNKEARQTIWETLGNVTDLKVVDNIRPVLERENLTPSRDEIHELFMEHVMAQAPGYKKLMSWTDAPIMPTPGAVGAIIETVARREGITVVGVDIGGATTDVFSVFQGVFNRTVSANLGMSYSVCNVLAEAGLANVLRWVPLAMDEQELMNRIGNKMIRPTTIPQALEELKIEQAIAREALRLSFIQHKQFAVGLKGVQKERTISDAFDQSASGETLVDMMALDLLVGSGGVLSHAPRRHQAARMLIDAFLPEGVTQLAVDSIFMMPQLGVLSTVNERAATEVFDKDCLIHLGTCLAPVGPAKPGRKVLDFVLTLADGSKVERELNQGELLLVPAGREDRVRAVLRPVKGLDIGAGKGQELQTELRGGVVGLIFDGRGRQPFALPEDATRIAKLREWSLATAEYPESEVTQGAAV